In a genomic window of Littorina saxatilis isolate snail1 linkage group LG6, US_GU_Lsax_2.0, whole genome shotgun sequence:
- the LOC138968694 gene encoding uncharacterized protein: MLISTYLLVHLLSTMCDPAPSAENAEENTAEPSSSAKYNLRIKLKRPVNCSYEEDEEDEGDGEISAGENLTEWQKKLRKHEEHGTMEAFRKKEKERHQLYQQSTTSEKRAIIREQVTQKEGGVISGRYLKPWGAAWKFSDALSFVEEYQIPLQDIGEKMDSAVLHDDGRNIYYTF, encoded by the exons ATGTTAATATCCACTTATCTTCTGGTTCATTTGCTGTCCACGATGTGTGACCCGGCACCCAGCGCCGAAAATGCGGAAG AAAACACAGCAGAGCCGTCTTCAAGTGCTAAGTACAACTTGCGGATTAAACTGAAAAGACCCGTCAACTGCAGTTATGAAGAAGATGAGGAAGATGAGGGGGATGGGGAGATTTCAGCAGGCGAAAACCTCACAGAATGGCAGAAGAAACTCCGGAAGCATGAAGAACATGGAACCATGGAAGCATTCCGGAAGAAAGAGAAGGAAAGGCATCAACTTTACCAGCAGTCCACCACTTCTGAAAAGAGGGCTATCATTCGTGAACAG GTCACACAGAAAGAAGGAGGGGTCATTTCTGGACGCTATCTCAAACCATGGGGAGCAGCTTGGAAATTCAGTGATGCCCTCTCATTTGTCGAGGAGTATCAAATTCCTCTCCAGGACATAGGGGAGAAGATGGACAGTGCTGTTCTTCATGATGACGGACGAAACATCTACTATACCTTTTGA